The following proteins come from a genomic window of Trifolium pratense cultivar HEN17-A07 linkage group LG4, ARS_RC_1.1, whole genome shotgun sequence:
- the LOC123923499 gene encoding uncharacterized protein LOC123923499, with amino-acid sequence MPIRIPNRLIQKKLWRILGFFSSIIGLISYAISSSFNQLFGNWNFIKIIIYTVVSFSITSMMLFLEKWKLSRRFLLKAHLGVLVLLLASFYSFVSDYKTLNQKPDLLSLISCSSFALMCFCLSRQIDLGFESDLLNFFLGMLTIHLMKINLMLSIIAAIFCYSLMVLRSKLDSRHEIGTLRVEDDVAIEIDAVDRNKNEFQSLRRRMNNNDGYNWKRYEEKFAKGSENQRSYYKCVGSNCVVKKRVERNIDGEIIETLYKGTHNHCMPTESTMKKNSSSEYLYSLLPLETGSIDFPDQSFGSEQLDSDEELSNFSVVSV; translated from the coding sequence ATGCCCATAAGAATTCCCAATAGACTAATACAGAAAAAGCTATGGAGAATATTAGGATTTTTTTCAAGTATCATTGGACTCATTTCTTATGCAATAAGCTCTTCTTTCAATCAACTTTTTGGAAATTGGAACTTCATCAAAATCATTATCTACACAGTGGTAAGTTTCAGTATCACTAGCATGATGTTATTTTTGGAAAAATGGAAACTTTCAAGGAGATTCTTGCTAAAAGCTCATTTAGGTGTTCTTGTTTTGTTACTCGCATCATTTTACAGTTTTGTATCCGATTATAAAACTTTGAATCAAAAACCAGACTTATTGAGTCTTATTTCTTGTTCATCTTttgctttaatgtgtttttgtttATCAAGACAAATTGATCTTGGTTTTGAATCTGATCTTCTTAATTTCTTCCTTGGAATGCTTACTATTCATTTGATGAAAATCAATTTGATGTTATCTATAATTGCTGCAATCTTCTGTTATTCTCTTATGGTTCTTCGTTCGAAATTAGATTCTCGACACGAAATTGGAACATTAAGAGTAGAAGATGATGTAGCTATAGAAATTGATGCTGtagatagaaacaaaaatgAGTTCCAATCtttaagaagaagaatgaataATAATGATGGTTATAATTGGAAAAGATATGAAGAAAAATTTGCAAAAGGAAGTGAAAATCAGAGAAGTTACTATAAATGTGTGGGGTCTAATTGTGTTGTGAAGAAAAGAGTTGAAAGAAATATTGATGGTGAAATTATTGAGACACTATATAAAGGTACACATAATCATTGCATGCCTACTGAGTCTACAATGAAGAAGAATTCATCATCTGAATATCTTTATTCACTTTTGCCTTTAGAAACTGGCTCTATTGATTTTCCAGATCAATCATTTGGTAGTGAACAATTGGATTCTGATGAAGAACTTTCAAATTTCTCAGTAGTATCAGTATGA
- the LOC123923502 gene encoding uncharacterized protein LOC123923502, producing MGNSLRCCLACVLPCGALDLIRIVHLNGYVEEITRPISAGEVLKANPNHVLSKPSSEGVVRRILILLPDTELKRGSIYFLIPSTSLPEKKRRVRRNIAEKDLQTKKVFSSDQKSMKCDDDNKSSSQKYCESKEMKVSRRDRRHSRSGVWQPHLESIVEDLS from the coding sequence ATGGGTAATAGCTTAAGGTGTTGTTTGGCTTGTGTTCTTCCATGTGGAGCACTAGACTTGATTCGTATAGTTCATTTAAATGGCTATGTAGAAGAGATTACACGTCCAATTTCAGCTGGAGAAGTTCTAAAAGCCAATCCAAATCATGTTCTAAGCAAACCAAGCTCCGAAGGAGTTGTTCGCCGGATTCTAATCCTTTTACCGGACACTGAGCTCAAGAGAGGAAGCATATACTTCTTGATCCCATCAACTTCATTACCAGAGAAAAAACGGCGGGTAAGAAGAAACATAGCCGAAAAAGATCTTCAAACCAAAAAAGTGTTCTCTTCTGATCAGAAGAGTATGAAGtgtgatgatgataataaatCATCGTCGCAGAAATATTGTGAATCTAAGGAGATGAAAGTCTCGAGGCGAGATCGCCGGCATAGCCGGAGTGGCGTGTGGCAACCTCATTTGGAAAGCATCGTGGAAGATTTGTCTtag
- the LOC123923496 gene encoding GDSL esterase/lipase At2g30310-like: protein MAYAIPFIILMQVCTIINVVTASNDLKLRSKFSSILVFGDSTVDTGNNNYIKTLAKGNHLPYGRDFPNHVPTGRFSNGKLAIDFLASTMNLKDTVPPFLDPNLSNEELLTGVSFASGGSGFDDLTIALSGAISISKQIEYLKNYVTKVKSIVGEKEAKNRLGNALVIISAGTNDFLFNFYDIPTRRLEFNISGYQDYIQSKLQIFIEELYDLGCRKFAVAGLPSIGCIPVQITAKFVNLKDRKCVEDENLEAKIYNQKLARRLLKLQAVLQGSRIIYTNIYDPLIGLIYHPQKYGFVETSKGCCGTGLFEVTPLCNELTPVCNDASKYVFWDSVHPTQATYKYIAKYLELEVLPKFQFQRDYNIFD from the exons ATGGCTTATGCAATCCCCTTTATCATTTTAATGCAAGTTTGCACCATTATCAATGTTGTTACTGCAAGCAATGACTTGAAATTGAGATCAAAATTCTCATCCATTTTAGTCTTTGGTGACTCAACCGTAGACACAGGAAACAATAACTACATCAAAACATTGGCCAAAGGAAATCATTTACCATATGGTAGGGATTTTCCTAATCATGTACCTACAGGTAGATTTTCTAATGGAAAATTGGCTATTGATTTTCTTGCATCTACAATGAATCTCAAAGATACTGTCCCTCCTTTCTTGGACCCAAACCTTTCAAATGAAGAGCTTCTAACAG GTGTTAGCTTTGCATCTGGAGGATCAGGTTTTGATGATTTGACGATAGCTTTATCAGGTGCTATATCAATTTCCAAACAAATTGAATATCTCAAAAATTATGTGACAAAGGTTAAAAGCATTGTAGGGGaaaaagaagctaaaaataGACTTGGAAATGCTTTGGTGATTATTAGTGCTGGAACTAATGActtccttttcaatttttatgatattCCAACTAGAAGGTTGGAGTTCAACATTAGTGGATACCAAGATTATATTCAAAGTAAACTCCAAATTTTCATTGAG GAACTATATGACCTTGGATGCAGAAAATTTGCTGTGGCTGGGCTTCCATCTATTGGTTGCATACCTGTTCAAATAACAGCTAAGTTTGTAAATTTAAAGGATCGGAAATGTGTGGAGGATGAGAATTTAGAAGCTAAGATTTATAACCAAAAATTGGCTCGGAGATTACTTAAATTACAAGCAGTTCTTCAAGGAAGCAGaattatatatacaaatatatatGACCCTTTGATTGGCCTTATCTATCATCCTCAAAAATATG GTTTCGTGGAAACAAGCAAAGGATGTTGCGGAACTGGCTTATTTGAAGTAACTCCATTGTGTAATGAACTCACACCAGTTTGTAATGATGCCTCAAAATATGTATTTTGGGATAGCGTACATCCAACTCAAGCAACCTACAAATATATTGCTAAGTACTTAGAATTGGAAGTCCTGCCTAAGTTCCAATTTCAAAGagattataatatatttgattga